A single Muntiacus reevesi chromosome 9, mMunRee1.1, whole genome shotgun sequence DNA region contains:
- the LOC136175831 gene encoding olfactory receptor 52A5-like has protein sequence MLISNGSVFMPSVLTLIGIPGLESVQCWIGIPLCVMYLVAVIGNSLIIMIIKHKNSLCKPIYIPLAMLRATDIALSTCILPKMLGIFWLHLTENPFETCLRQMWLSHSFQGVESGVLLVMALDHYVAICNPLRHAPVFSGQILTHTGVGVTLSVALLVAPWLVLIKCHLKFYQITVISHSYCEHMVIMKLVTEVIWINKIHGLFFAFSILGFDIIFIILSFVQIFITVFQLPQKEARFKAFNTCLTHICVFLQFYILDVFSFFTHRFGSHIPPYIHILLSKLYLFVPPFLNPIFYGVKTKQICDHIVTIFVSSKHLDD, from the coding sequence ATGCTCATATCCAATGGCTCAGTCTTCATGCCCTCTGTATTAACACTCATTGGGATTCCTGGCCTGGAGTCAGTGCAGTGTTGGATTGGGATTCCATTGTGTGTCATGTACCTTGTAGCTGTGATTGGGAATTCCCTAATTATAATGATAATCAAACATAAAAACAGCCTTTGTAAACCCATATACATACCGTTGGCCATGTTGAGGGCCACAGACATTGCACTCAGCACCTGTATTCTCCCCAAAATGTTAGGCATCTTTTGGCTTCATTTGACAGAGAATCCTTTTGAAACCTGCCTTAGGCAAATGTGGCTTAGCCACTCCTTTCAGGGTGTTGAATCAGGTGTCTTGCTGGTGATGGCCCTAGAtcactatgtggccatctgtaacccCTTGAGACATGCCCCTGTGTTCTCAGGACAAATTTTGACTCACACTGGAGTTGGGGTGACACTCAGTGTTGCCTTACTTGTAGCACCATGGCTAGTACTTATTAAATGTCATCTCAAATTTTACCAAATAACAGTCATCTCCCACAGTTATTGTGAGCACATGGTCATTATGAAGCTGGTTACTGAAGTTATATGGATCAACAAGATACATGGTCTATTTTTTGCCTTCTCTATCTTAGGATTtgacataatttttattattctgtcCTTTGTTCAAATCTTTATCACTGTCTTTCAGCTGCCCCAGAAGGAGGCAAGATTCAAAGCCTTTAATACATGCCTTACCCACATTTGTGTCTTCCTACAGTTCTATATCCTTGACGTCTTCTCTTTCTTCACACATAGGTTTGGTTCTCACATACCACCATACATTCATATCCTTTTATCTAAACTTTACCTGTTCGTTCCACCTTTTCTCAACCCAATCTTCTATGGAGTGAAGACCAAACAAATATGTGACCATATAGTAACAATATTTGTATCCTCCAAACATCTTGATGACTAG
- the LOC136175004 gene encoding olfactory receptor 52A1-like: MSIMNDTVFMPSVLTFIGIPGLETVQCWIGIPFCAMYIIALMGNSLLLIVIKSEPSLHEPMYIFLAMLGATDIALSTSIVPKMLGIFWFHLSEIYFDACLFQMWLIHTFQGIESGVLLAMALDRYVAICYPLRHATIFTQQLVTNIGVGVTLRPAILVIPCLLLIKCRLKLYRTKLISHTYCEHMALVKLATEDVYINKFYGLLGAFIIGGLDFILITLSYTQIFITVFHLPQKEARLKAFNTCIPHICVFLQFYLLAFFSFFTHRSGSYIPSYMHITLSNLYLLIPPFLNPFVYGVKTKHIRDKVAKMFCSKDQA; the protein is encoded by the coding sequence ATGTCTATTATGAATGACACTGTGTTTATGCCCTCTGTGCTGACTTTTATTGGGATTCCTGGCCTAGAAACTGTACAGTGTTGGATTGGGATTCCATTCTGTGCAATGTACATCATTGCTTTGATGGGAAATTCTCTACTTTTGATCGTCATCAAATCTGAACCCAGTCTCCATGAGCCTATGTATATCTTCCTGGCCATGTTGGGAGCCACAGACATTGCACTGAGCACCAGTATTGTCCCCAAGATGCTTGGAATTTTTTGGTTTCACTTGTCAGAGATCTATTTTGATGCTTGCCTCTTTCAGATGTGGCTCATCCACACATTTCAGGGTATTGAATCGGGAGTCCTGCTGGCCATGGCTCTGGATCGCTATGTAGCAATCTGTTATCCTTTGAGGCATGCTACCATATTCACTCAACAACTAGTCACTAACATTGGAGTTGGAGTGACATTGCGGCCAGCCATTCTTGTTATCCCATGCCTACTGCTCATAAAGTGTCGTTTGAAACTTTACAGAACCAAGTTAATATCCCACACTTACTGTGAACATATGGCCCTGGTGAAGCTTGCCACTGAAGATGTTTACATCAATAAATTCTATGGTCTCCTTGGGGCTTTTATTATCGGTGGCCTTGACTTCATTTTGATCACCCTGTCTTATACACAGATATTTATCACTGTCTTCCATCTGCCCCAGAAAGAGGCACGGCTTAAGGCGTTCaatacatgtattccccacaTATGTGTCTTCCTCCAGTTCTATCTCcttgctttcttctcctttttcactcaCAGGTCTGGGTCTTATATCCCATCATATATGCATATCACCTTGTCCAACCTTTACTTATTGATACCACCTTTCCTCAATCCATTTGTCTATGGGGTGAAGACCAAGCACATCCGAGATAAGGTAGCAAAAATGTTCTGTTCCAAAGATCAGGCTTGA
- the LOC136175833 gene encoding olfactory receptor 52A5-like, producing the protein MLRPNGSVFMPSVLTLIRIPGLQSVQCWIGIPFCFMYLMAMIGNTLILVIIKYENSLHSPMYIFLAMLGATDIALSTCILPKMLGIFWFHLTEISFDVCLLQMWLIHSFQATESGVLLAMALDRYVAICNPLRHGSIFSQNLLTYIGIGVILRAVVLVAPCIVLIKYRLKFYRTTVVSHSYCEHMAIVKLATEDIRINKILGLFVAFTILGFDISFITLSYVQIFVTVFQLPHKEARVKAFNTCIAHICVFLQFYLLGFFSFFTHRFGSHIPPYVHILLSSIYLLVPPFLNPIVYGVKTKQIRDHVLKMIFSKRHPDH; encoded by the coding sequence ATGCTCAGACCCAATGGCTCAGTCTTCATGCCCTCTGTGCTAACGCTCATCAGGATTCCTGGCCTGCAGTCCGTGCAGTGTTGGATTGGGATTCCATTCTGTTTCATGTACCTTATGGCGATGATTGGGAATACTCTAATTTTAGTGATAATCAAATATGAAAACAGCCTTCATAGTCCAATGTACATTTTTCTGGCCATGTTGGGGGCCACAGACATTGCACTTAGCACTTGTATTCTCCCCAAAATGTTAGGCATCTTTTGGTTTCATTTGACAGAGATTTCCTTTGATGTCTGTCTTCTACAAATGTGGCTTATTCACTCATTCCAGGCAACTGAATCAGGTGTATTGCTGGCCATGGCCCTAgatcgctatgtggccatctgcaacccCTTGAGACATGGCAGTATCTTCTCCCAAAATCTCTTGACTTACATTGGAATTGGTGTGATACTCAGGGCTGTCGTTCTTGTAGCACCATGCATAGTGCTTATCAAATATCGTCTTAAATTCTACCGAACCACAGTCGTCTCCCACTCTTACTGTGAGCACATGGCCATTGTGAAGCTGGCTACTGAAGATATACGGATCAACAAGATATTAGGTCTGTTTGTTGCCTTCACTATCTTAGGATTTGACATCAGCTTTATCACTTTGTCCTATGTTCAGATCTTTGTCACTGTCTTTCAACTACCCCATAAGGAAGCAAGAGTGAAAGCCTTTAATACATGCATCGCTCATATTTGTGTCTTCCTGCAGTTCTACCTCCTtggcttcttctctttcttcacacACAGGTTTGGTTCTCACATACCACCATATGTTCATATCCTTTTATCTAGCATTTACCTTTTAGTTCCACCTTTTCTCAACCCAATCGTCTATGGAGTGAAGACCAAACAAATCCGTGACCATGTCCTGAAAATGATCTTCTCCAAAAGACATCCTGATCATTAG